Below is a window of Gemmatimonadota bacterium DNA.
ACCGCCCCCGATCTGGTCGTTGTTGATGGGACCGACCATGCTCGCGGGACGCCTGAGCGGCTACTTCCCGGAAACCTTCCGGTACCCCGGCCCGCGCCCCGCAGGCCTCGCGTCCGCGATGGGCATCCGCACCGAGTTCTTCGACCGCACGCGGCGGGCTTCGCTGGACACCGCCGAGCAGGTCGTCATTCTCGGAGCGGGCTGGGGTACCAGAGCGTACGGCATCTTGCGTGAGTGGGGTCACCCTGTGTTCGAAGTCGACGCCCGACCGACTCAGCAAGCGAAGCTCGCGGCCCTCCAGAAGGCGGGCATCGACTCCTCCCACGTCACCTTCGTGGAGGTCACGATGTACCTGGAAGAAGAGGCCATCACCGACACGCTGCGTACCGTGTCGTCGTTCCCCTCGGGCAGCACGCTCGCGTTCGACTACTTCGCCCGGCAGCTGGTGAAGGCCGAGCCGCCGCTGCGTCTGTTGGGCATGGTAGCCACCGCAAGCATTCGTTGGTTCTACGGCGAAAACATCATGTTCGGCTTCGACATGGAGCCCCCAGCGAAGGACACGATCGCCGCCCGGTTGAGCGAGCACGACCTCGACCTACTCGACTACGAGATCCTGAGCGGCGAAGAGAAGGGCAAGATCGCGATCTACGGCTTCGCGCTGGCCTCGCCGATGGGCTAGCTGGTCTACGCGCTGCCTAGCGCCACTCCCTCTGCAACTCCTCGAGCGCAGCGCCACCGGGACACAGGGTTTCGTATGGGACGTCGACCAGCGGCCGATCCACGGTGCCGTGGAAGCCGTGCATGTCGGCGCCCGCCTCCTCCAAGAACAGAAGGCCCGTGGCGATTTCACCTCGCGACCTGGTCGCGCCCAGATAGTCGAGCACGCCACCCCGGTCGCTGGGGTCGTACTCCTCGTCGACCTTCCGCAGCTTCACCACGCTACCGTCGTGCATGGTGATTGCCCGCACGGACCCGTCGGCGTAGTCGGTCTTGATCTCGGTTCGCAGCGGAACGAAGTCGGTCGCGATGACCTCGTGCATGTTGTCGCGCGTATGCGCGTAGCTCTTCGTGGAGCCCTTGTGGTCGGCGAAGGTCACGCATGGCGAAATGACATCGACGAGGGCGAAGCCATTGTGCGCCAGCCCGGCCTTGAGAATAGGCACGAGTTGGGCCTTGTCTCCCGAGAACGAGCGCGCCACGAAGGTCGCACCCAGCGAGAGCGCCAGGTTCACCGGATCGATCGGTCCTTGCTTGTTCACCTCACCGCGCTTCGAGGTCGTGCCGATGTCCGCAGAGGCCGAAAACTGGCCCTTGGTGAGGCCGTACACACCGTTGTTCTCCAAGACGTACAGCATGTTCACGTTGCGACGGATCGCGTGGCAGAACTGGCCGAGGCCGATGGAGAGCGAATCGCCGTCTCCGGAGATGCCGACGAAGAGCAGATCTCGGTTCGCCGCATTCGCCCCGGCGGCGATCGCAGGCATGCGACCATGCACGCTGTTGAAGCCGTGTGCCTCGCTCACGAAATAGGCCGGCGTCTTCGAAGAGCAGCCGATCCCGGACAGCTTCGCGACCCGATACGGCTCGACGTCCAACTCGAAGAAGGTCTGAACGAGCGCGGCGGTGACCGAATCGTGACCGCACCCGGCGCACAGCGTCGACATGGTGCCTTCATAGTCGCGAACCGTGAGCCCGAGCGCGTTCCTCGGCAGCCTTGGGTGCCTGGCCGAAGGCTTGGTGATATAGCTCATGGGACCTCCACGGCGAGCGCCTCCAGGTAGGGGGCGACACCCTCGAGCACGATTCCCTTGCTCAGCGGCTGCCCCCCATAGTCGGTGACCGACACCAGCTTCTGCTTCACGCAGTTCGTCTCCAGCAGCAGCAGCTTCCTCAACTGCTGGTCCCGGTTCTGTTCGACGACGATGACGAGGTCATGCTCGTCCAGGAACTGCTCGACCGTGTGGTTGAACGGAAAGCCGCGAACGCGCAGATAGTCGATCAGCACGCCGTCCCGTATGAGTTGGTCCCGCGCCTCGAGCACCGCCCAGTGGCAGCCGCCGATCGAAAGGAGCCCAAGCCGTGAGCCACCCTCCATCGCGTGCACCTCCGGCTCCGGCACTGCATCAGCCGCCGATTCGACCTTCTTCAGCAAGCGGTCCATGACTTCGCGGTACGCGTCCGAGTCTTCCGTATAGCGTCCGTACTTGTCGTGGCCCGACCCGCGCGTGAAGTACGCGCCCTTCGGATGCACCCCCGGAAGCGTGCGCGCCGCGATGTGGTCACCGTCGACATCCAGGTACCGGTAGAACTGCCCCGCCTGCTCGAGATCCTCCGCGGAGAGCACTTTGCCGCGATCCGGCACGAAATCGTCGTCCCATTCGAGCTTTGGGATCATCCAGTCGTTCATTCCGATGTCCAGATCCGACACGACGAAGGTCGGAGTCTGGAAGCGCTCTGCGAGATCGAAAGCGGCGACCGCGAACTCGAAGCATTCCTTTGGATCCGCCGGGAAGAGCACAATGTGCTTGGTGTCCCCGTGGGATGCGTAGACACAGAGCATCAGGTCGCCCTGTTGCGTGCGCGTCGGCATGCCGGTCGAAGGGCCCGTACGCTGGATATCGAAGAAGACGCTCGGGACCTCGGCGTAGTACGCAAGCCCAATGAACTCGGTCATGAGCGAAATGCCGGGTCCGGAGGTCGGCGTGAACGCCCGCGCACCCATCCAGCCCGCGCCGATGACCATGCCAGCCGCCGCCAGCTCGTCCTCCGCTTGCAGAATGCAGAAATTCTTCTTGCCGGTCTCGGGGTCGACCCGGAATCGATTGCAGTACTCGGTGAAGCCGTCCATGACGGACGTCGCGGGCGTGATCGGATACCAGGCGCCGACGGTGGCACCTGCGTAGACACAGCCCAGAGCGGCAGCGGCGTTCCCGGTGACCATGACGCAGTCCTTCGTCGCGTCCATGGTCTCGAGCCGAATCGGGAGCGGACAGTCGAAGTGTTCCTCGGCGTAATCGTATCCGAGCTCGATCGCGATGAAGTTCGCGTCCATGAGGTGCTGCTTAGTCGCAAACTTCTCCTGCAGCATCCCCTTCACAACGTCCATGTCGATGTCGAGCAGTGCGACGAGCGCCCCCACGTAGGTGATGTTCTTCATCAGGATGCGCGTGCGTGATCCGTCGAAACGGTGGACGCACAGCTCGGCGAACGGAACGCCGAGGAACGCGACGTCGTCGCGCTTGAACTCGTCAGACAGCTCGCGGCTGCTGTCGTATAGAATCCACCCGCCGGACGCGACCTCCTCGATGTCGCGCGCGTAGCTCTCCGGGTTCATCGCCACCATGAGCTGAAAATCGGGGCTGCGCGCGGTGTACCCGTCCGCGTTCACGCGGATCTCATACCACGTGGGCAGCCCCTGGATGTTCGACGGGAATACGTTCTTGCCCGATACGGGGACGCCCATACGGAACAGCGCCTGCAGCAGCAGTCCGTTCGCGCTGGCTGACCCGGTCCCGTTGACCGTGGCGATCTTCAGGCCGAAGTCGTTGACGCCGTAGGTGCTGTCGTGGGCCAAGGTTCCTGTCCCGCGTAGGGGATGAGAAGGTCGAACTGCATCATGTCCCAGGCGGCGGTCGGGCATCGCTCAGCGCACAGACCGCAGTGGACGCACAGGTCCTCGTCCTTGAACATGATGCGCGCCGTTTGGGGAAGGGCCTCGGAGGCAAAGAGCGCCTGTTCCGTATTCTCGGCCACCGCCGTGAGCCGCTGGCGAACCTCTTCCTCTTCACCGTTGTGGGTCATCGTGAGGCAGTGAGTCGGACAGACGTCGATGCACGCGTCGCACTCGATGCAGAGGTTGGTCGTGAAATCGGTCTGAATGTCGCAGTTGAGGCAGCGCTCGACCTCACGCACCGATTCCTTGAGGTCGAAACCCAGCTCGGCTTCCACGAATATGTCGGCGAGCCGCGCCTCCAGATCCTCGTAGCGCATCTCGGTCCGCAGATTCGGATCGTAGTCGTTCGAGTAGCGCCATTCGTGCAGACCCATCTTCGTCGAGACGAGGTTCATGCCGTACGGCAGACGGTCGGTGACCGACTCGTCTTGGCAGTACTGATGGATCGAGATCGCGGCTTGATGTCCGTGCTCGACCGCCCAGATGATGTTCTCGGGGCCCCACGCGGCGTCGCCACCGACGAAGACACCCTCGCGGGTGGTCATGAACGTGGCGCGATCCACGACTGGCATGTCCCAATCGCCGAACTCGATGCCGATGTCACGCTCGATCCACGGGAACGCGTTGTCCTGCCCAATCGCGAGGATCACGTCGTCGGCCTCGATGAACTTCTCACCCAGCTTCTTGCTCACCAGCCGACCGTTCTCGTCTTCGTCCCATTCGACCAGGTCGAAAATCATGCCGGTCAAACGCCCGTTTTCCATCACGAACTTCTGCGGCGAGTGGTTCACCAGAATCTCGATCTGTTCGTCCTCGGCGTCCTCGAGCTCCCACGGAGACGCTTTGAAGTACTGACGCGACTTGCGCGCCATGACCTTGATGTCATTGCCGCCCAACCGCAGGGAGGACCGGCAACAGTCCATGGCGGTGTTCCCGACGCCGATGACCAGGACGCGCTCGCCGACCGAATCGATGTGGCCGAAGTGGATGGACTCGAGCCAGTCGATGCCGATGTGCACGTTGGCGTCGGCCTCTTGGCGCCCCTCAATGTCGAGCTCCTTGCCCTTCGGAGCACCGGTACCGATGAAGATCGAGTCGAACTCGCCCGAGCCGAGCATTTCCTTGAGCGATTCGATGCGGTGGTCGTAGCGGATCTCAACTCCCATATCGAGGATCATGTCGATCTCTTCCTCGAGCACTCGAACCGGTAGGCGGAACGACGGGATGTTGCTGCGCATGAGGCCACCGGCCTTGGGCAGCGCCTCGAAGATCACGCACTCGTAACCGAGTGGCACGAGATCGTTGGCCACCGTGAGTGAAGCGGGGCCAGACCCTATGAGCGCGATACGCTTGCCGTTCTTACTCTCGGGCGCCTTCGGCAGCAGGTGATCGACGTCACCGCGCAGATCGGCCGCAACACGCTTCAGGCGACAGATGGCGACCGGTTCGTCTTCGACACGCGTGCGTCGGCAAGCCGGCTCACAAGGCCGGTCGCACGTCCGCCCCAGAATCCCGGGGAAGACGTTCGACTCCCGGTTGAGCATGTACGATTCGGTGTACTTTCCGTCCGCTATGAGGCGGATGTATTCCGGCACGTTGGTGTGCGCCGGGCATGCCCACTGGCAGTCGACGACCCTGTGGTAGTACTGAGGGTCCTGAGTATTGGTCGGTTGCATCAACCGGTATCATCCCTGAAGAAAGTGTGCCACTGCACGCTCCGCCGGCTGTCCGAGCGAAGGCGGGGTCGGCCCATCATGTTCGTAGCTTCCACACTCCTTAAGTACTGGCTTTGGCCGTAAACCGTTGCGTCGGTAGGGTTCCCGCGGGAATCATCGGCGCCATGGCGAGCCCCCCACGCGCTACTCGTTCTGACGGAGGTTCCTCAGGGCGATATTCACCGCCCATCCGAACATCATGTCGTCCACCCCACCGGTCTCTGCCCGCTTGCGAGCCTCCGCTACGATGCGAATGACGTCGATGTTCTGGAGGGAGGAAGCGGTCACGGTGTCACTATAGCTCGACCCTGTCCGGTATTGGAACTGGGACGTCGTATCCATTCCAGTCGCGTACTCGATCAGGCTCTCTCCGTATGCCTGCCGGAAGAGCCCGACAGTCGTCGGGTCCATGACCGAGGTCTGGAACTTGAAGGTCGTCTCGCGGAAGAGCATGAGGACGTCGCCCACCGCCGGATCAGCGCCAAAGAGAGTCGAAAGAACGGTCTTCTGGAGGCGGTAGAAGTCCGATGCGACAGATGCCGTATCCGCTCCATTGACAGCGCACTCGTTGCTGGGGGTCCCACCTCCACGGTCCAGTGACGACCAGTTACTGTTCCCGTACGTCCACGCGCCCGTGAGCGTGTCGCGAGTCGCCGCTCCGGCGACCTCGGCGATGCCCAGGCCGGCGATTCCGCCATCGAAGTACATCGTAGCGTGACTGACGCCTATATCACAGACCACCATCATCGTCATCGGAGTGCGGATCGTGAGCGTCTTCTTGCCCGCCACCGTTATTCCAGACTCCATGACCGATCGTATCTCGCTCGCCATCAGCTCGGTCGCCGCTCTCGCGTTGTCGTGGGCTCCGGTCGCCAGGATCTGCGTCGAGTAGTACTGGTTCTGAATCAGAAACGTCGTGCTCACCAGGATGATCACGACCGACGAGAGCAAGAGCGCGAGTATGGCTTCGACGAGCGTGAAGCCGGCAAACCCTCTAGCAGCCCGGCTGCTAGCTACCAGACGGCGGACATGTACGAGGTCACGGAATACGACGGAGCGGCGTCGTTGAGGGGCGTC
It encodes the following:
- a CDS encoding class I SAM-dependent methyltransferase, yielding MTPLRILLFGLVSLALAPISMLGLIAYMGALLLLNRRKGISGTAYEPFMGRMMMHDAGEREDVAAKKLSVTLPALPPPIWSLLMGPTMLAGRLSGYFPETFRYPGPRPAGLASAMGIRTEFFDRTRRASLDTAEQVVILGAGWGTRAYGILREWGHPVFEVDARPTQQAKLAALQKAGIDSSHVTFVEVTMYLEEEAITDTLRTVSSFPSGSTLAFDYFARQLVKAEPPLRLLGMVATASIRWFYGENIMFGFDMEPPAKDTIAARLSEHDLDLLDYEILSGEEKGKIAIYGFALASPMG
- a CDS encoding 2-oxoacid:ferredoxin oxidoreductase subunit beta, translating into MSYITKPSARHPRLPRNALGLTVRDYEGTMSTLCAGCGHDSVTAALVQTFFELDVEPYRVAKLSGIGCSSKTPAYFVSEAHGFNSVHGRMPAIAAGANAANRDLLFVGISGDGDSLSIGLGQFCHAIRRNVNMLYVLENNGVYGLTKGQFSASADIGTTSKRGEVNKQGPIDPVNLALSLGATFVARSFSGDKAQLVPILKAGLAHNGFALVDVISPCVTFADHKGSTKSYAHTRDNMHEVIATDFVPLRTEIKTDYADGSVRAITMHDGSVVKLRKVDEEYDPSDRGGVLDYLGATRSRGEIATGLLFLEEAGADMHGFHGTVDRPLVDVPYETLCPGGAALEELQREWR
- a CDS encoding 2-oxoacid:acceptor oxidoreductase subunit alpha codes for the protein MPDRRLGHDAVRPSHPLRGTGTLAHDSTYGVNDFGLKIATVNGTGSASANGLLLQALFRMGVPVSGKNVFPSNIQGLPTWYEIRVNADGYTARSPDFQLMVAMNPESYARDIEEVASGGWILYDSSRELSDEFKRDDVAFLGVPFAELCVHRFDGSRTRILMKNITYVGALVALLDIDMDVVKGMLQEKFATKQHLMDANFIAIELGYDYAEEHFDCPLPIRLETMDATKDCVMVTGNAAAALGCVYAGATVGAWYPITPATSVMDGFTEYCNRFRVDPETGKKNFCILQAEDELAAAGMVIGAGWMGARAFTPTSGPGISLMTEFIGLAYYAEVPSVFFDIQRTGPSTGMPTRTQQGDLMLCVYASHGDTKHIVLFPADPKECFEFAVAAFDLAERFQTPTFVVSDLDIGMNDWMIPKLEWDDDFVPDRGKVLSAEDLEQAGQFYRYLDVDGDHIAARTLPGVHPKGAYFTRGSGHDKYGRYTEDSDAYREVMDRLLKKVESAADAVPEPEVHAMEGGSRLGLLSIGGCHWAVLEARDQLIRDGVLIDYLRVRGFPFNHTVEQFLDEHDLVIVVEQNRDQQLRKLLLLETNCVKQKLVSVTDYGGQPLSKGIVLEGVAPYLEALAVEVP
- a CDS encoding FAD-dependent oxidoreductase, which produces MQPTNTQDPQYYHRVVDCQWACPAHTNVPEYIRLIADGKYTESYMLNRESNVFPGILGRTCDRPCEPACRRTRVEDEPVAICRLKRVAADLRGDVDHLLPKAPESKNGKRIALIGSGPASLTVANDLVPLGYECVIFEALPKAGGLMRSNIPSFRLPVRVLEEEIDMILDMGVEIRYDHRIESLKEMLGSGEFDSIFIGTGAPKGKELDIEGRQEADANVHIGIDWLESIHFGHIDSVGERVLVIGVGNTAMDCCRSSLRLGGNDIKVMARKSRQYFKASPWELEDAEDEQIEILVNHSPQKFVMENGRLTGMIFDLVEWDEDENGRLVSKKLGEKFIEADDVILAIGQDNAFPWIERDIGIEFGDWDMPVVDRATFMTTREGVFVGGDAAWGPENIIWAVEHGHQAAISIHQYCQDESVTDRLPYGMNLVSTKMGLHEWRYSNDYDPNLRTEMRYEDLEARLADIFVEAELGFDLKESVREVERCLNCDIQTDFTTNLCIECDACIDVCPTHCLTMTHNGEEEEVRQRLTAVAENTEQALFASEALPQTARIMFKDEDLCVHCGLCAERCPTAAWDMMQFDLLIPYAGQEPWPTTAPTASTTSA